The following coding sequences are from one Capsicum annuum cultivar UCD-10X-F1 chromosome 3, UCD10Xv1.1, whole genome shotgun sequence window:
- the LOC107864022 gene encoding LOW QUALITY PROTEIN: phytochrome A-associated F-box protein (The sequence of the model RefSeq protein was modified relative to this genomic sequence to represent the inferred CDS: deleted 2 bases in 2 codons; substituted 3 bases at 3 genomic stop codons) yields the protein MKKNSFMVDGFFSKLSEDIVINILFKLEDDPRSWARLCCVSTKFGFLIYTICCKSKCSLTIPVVVTYLLCSPTSSSAAAVASPPGGXYSLYKLAVCYPELHQAGVLLENCDFGLERELGPHENYQNRVLPESETIHSQPVPCGAVADCGWSMFDDLLFDTVYDAFESTLNQPEVVEEEPQNLVVTPIRPAKRQKIYRSPCSHLASRIXNLSCEQGNKLLASRFKGDCLYMYDWPGCIHMEEKRNYMLFGGIFKNFKQSRGXRTVNDGNRKKIDLNCSFCSSKQTWDLHSVFCLRRYFGYHDDREPVVRAYVCENGHVSGAWTD from the exons atgaaaaaaaattcatttatggTTGATGGGTTTTTTTCGAAACTCTCA GAGGACATAGTTATTAACATATTGTTCAAGCTTGAAGATGATCCAAGAAGTTGGGCTCGTTTGTGTTGTGTTTCGACGAAATTTGGATTTCTAATTTATACCATATGTTGTAAATCAAAATGTTCTTTGACTATTCCTGTTGTTGTAACCTATCTCCTTTGTAGCCCTACTTCTTCTTCTGCTGCTGCTGTTGCATCTCCTCCTGGAGGTTAGTATTCGCTTTACAAGCTAGCTGTATGTTATCCAGAGTTACATCAAGCTGGTGTGCTTTTGGAGAATTGTGATTTTGGGCTAGAACGTGAACTTGGCCCTCATGAGAATTATCAGAATCGGGTTTTGCCTGAATCTGAAACGATCCATTCTCAGCCTGTACCTTGTGGTGCTGTAGCTGATTGTGGTTGGTCCATGTTTGATGATCTTTTGTTTGATACTGTTTATGATGCTTTTGAATCAACCCTAAATCAACCTGAAGTGGTGGAAGAAGAACCCCAAAATCTAGTGGTGACCCCAATAAG GCCTGCAAAGAGGCAAAAAATTTACAGATCGCCTTGTTCACATTTGGCTTCTAGGATATGAAATTTGAGCTGTGAGCAGGGGAATAAGCTACTAGCTAGTCGATTCAAAGGGGATTGTTTGTACATGTATGATTGGCCTGGTTGTATTCACATGGAAGAGAAGAGGAATTACATGCTA TTTGGGGGGATTTTCAAGAATTTTAAGCAGTCGAGGGGATGAAGGACGGTTAATGATGGTAACAGGAAGAAGATTGATCTGAATTGCTCGTTCTGCTCGTCAAAACAAACGTGGGATCTGCATTCAGTATTCTGTTTAAGGAGGTATTTTGGGTACCATGACGATAGAGAACCAGTTGTTCGCGCTTATGTTTGTGAGAATGGCCATGTTTCTGGAGCATGGACTGATTGA